The nucleotide window ACGGGCCAGATAGCGTTCGTCGACTCCGTAGGTCTTGCCGATCCGGTAGAGCGTCTGGCCCTCGTGCACGGTGTGATATACCCCGCGAGGAGACGAGCAGGCGCCCGGCAACAGAAGCAGTAAAAGAAGAACGAGTATCCGAACCGTCATGTATCCATTTCCTGTGCGGGGCTGGAATACCGTTAAGGTAACGGATTTGCTCCTCTCCCGTCAACTGCCCGTCTTCTGTCGGAACCAGCGGGGCTGTTCACTTTCCTCAAAGGACATGGCGGATGATGATAAAACCGCCGATCAGCAGCAGCATGAAAACGATGGAGAGCATGTTGAAATACTTTTCGATGAAACTCCGCACGGCCGGGCCGTAGCGGTAGATCAGCGCGGCGACCAGGAAGAAACGCAGACTGCGGCTGACCACGGAAGCCAGGACGAAAACAGGGAAATTGATGTGGAAAACACCGGCGCCGATGGTAATTACCTTGTAGGGAATAGGAGTAAACCCGGCGGTGAAGACCGTCCAGAAATCGTAGGCGGCGAAGAGGTGCTGGACCCGGAAAAAGACCGTTTCACTGAAACCGGGGACGTAGAGGTAGAAATAACCGGAGA belongs to Desulfuromonadales bacterium and includes:
- a CDS encoding YqaA family protein encodes the protein MMRVMRRLYDWVLHWAETPYGVPALFLLAFAESSFFPIPPDVLLLALCIAIPTRSFRFALICSIGSVLGGVAGYGIGRGLWEVVSGYFYLYVPGFSETVFFRVQHLFAAYDFWTVFTAGFTPIPYKVITIGAGVFHINFPVFVLASVVSRSLRFFLVAALIYRYGPAVRSFIEKYFNMLSIVFMLLLIGGFIIIRHVL